A part of Hippopotamus amphibius kiboko isolate mHipAmp2 chromosome 16, mHipAmp2.hap2, whole genome shotgun sequence genomic DNA contains:
- the ATP1A3 gene encoding sodium/potassium-transporting ATPase subunit alpha-3, producing MKNARQRGTKRGKGARLGPAPRAGAPELGSCPFSTGLAGLAGLVGLADLAGLARSIALSPLQDLPAFAGCPRDGRADRDAGAAEAPRPSPRLSPPGGPCPGPRPARLPLSPGAAKMGDKKDDKGSPKKNKGTKDRRDLDDLKKEVAMTEHKMSVEEVCRKYNTDCVQGLTHSKAQEILARDGPNALTPPPTTPEWVKFCRQLFGGFSILLWIGAILCFLAYGIQAGTEDDPSGDNLYLGIVLAAVVIITGCFSYYQEAKSSKIMESFKNMVPQQALVIREGEKMQVNAEEVVVGDLVEIKGGDRVPADLRIISAHGCKVDNSSLTGESEPQTRSPDCTHDNPLETRNITFFSTNCVEGTARGVVVATGDRTVMGRIATLASGLEVGKTPIAIEIEHFIQLITGVAVFLGVSFFILSLILGYTWLEAVIFLIGIIVANVPEGLLATVTVCLTLTAKRMARKNCLVKNLEAVETLGSTSTICSDKTGTLTQNRMTVAHMWFDNQIHEADTTEDQSGTSFDKSSHTWVALSHIAGLCNRAVFKGGQDNIPVLKRDVAGDASESALLKCIELSSGSVKLMRERNKKVAEIPFNSTNKYQLSIHETEDPNDNRYLLVMKGAPERILDRCSTILLQGKEQPLDEEMKEAFQNAYLELGGLGERVLGFCHYYLPEEQFPKGFAFDCDDVNFTTDNLCFVGLMSMIDPPRAAVPDAVGKCRSAGIKVIMVTGDHPITAKAIAKGVGIISEGNETVEDIAARLNIPVSQVNPRDAKACVIHGTDLKDFTSEQIDEILQNHTEIVFARTSPQQKLIIVEGCQRQGAIVAVTGDGVNDSPALKKADIGVAMGIAGSDVSKQAADMILLDDNFASIVTGVEEGRLIFDNLKKSIAYTLTSNIPEITPFLLFIMANIPLPLGTITILCIDLGTDMVPAISLAYEAAESDIMKRQPRNPRTDKLVNERLISMAYGQIGMIQALGGFFSYFVILAENGFLPSNLVGIRLNWDDRTVNDLEDSYGQQWTYEQRKVVEFTCHTAFFVSIVVVQWADLIICKTRRNSVFQQGMKNKILIFGLFEETALAAFLSYCPGMDVALRMYPLKPSWWFCAFPYSFLIFVYDEIRKLILRRNPGGWVEKETYY from the exons ATGAAAAACGCTAGACAGAGAGGGACCAAGCGAGGGAAAGGAGCAAGGCTGGGCCCCGCCCCTCGGGCAGGCGCCCCAGAGCTCGGGAGCTGTCCGTTCAGCACCGGCCTGGCGGGCCTGGCGGGCCTGGTGGGCCTGGCGGACCTGGCGGGCCTGGCGCGCAGCATCGCCCTGTCTCCCCTGCAGGACTTGCCTGCCTTCGCA GGCTGCCCGCGGGACGGACGCGCGGACCGAGACGCGGGCGCTGCAGAGGCCCCCAGACCGAGCCCGCGCCTGAGCCCGCCCGGAggcccctgccccggcccccgccccgcccgcctgcCCCTGTCCCCCGGAGCCGCCAAGATGGGG GACAAGAAAGATGACAAGGGCTCGCCCAAGAAGAACAAGGGCACCAAGGACCGCCGGGACCTGGATGACCTCAAAAAGGAGGTGGCTATG ACAGAGCACAAGATGTCAGTGGAAGAGGTCTGCCGGAAATACAACACcgactgtgtgcag GGTCTGACCCACAGCAAAGCCCAGGAGATCCTGGCCCGTGATGGCCCCAACGCGCTCACGCCGCCGCCCACCACCCCGGAGTGGGTCAAGTTCTGCCGCCAGCTCTTCGGGGGCTTCTCAATCCTGCTGTGGATCGGGGCCATCCTCTGCTTCCTGGCCTACGGCATCCAGGCAGGCACCGAGGACGACCCTTCTGGCGACAAT CTCTACCTGGGCATCGTGCTGGCGGCCGTGGTCATCATCACCGGCTGCTTCTCCTACTACCAGGAAGCCAAGAGCTCCAAGATCATGGAATCCTTCAAGAACATGGTTCCCCAG CAAGCCCTGGTGATCCGGGAAGGTGAGAAGATGCAGGTGAACGCTGAGGAGGTGGTGGTCGGGGACCTGGTGGAGATCAAGGGCGGAGACCGAGTCCCAGCTGACCTGCGCATCATCTCAGCCCACGGCTGCAAg GTGGACAACTCTTCCCTGACCGGCGAATCAGAGCCCCAGACCCGCTCTCCTGACTGCACGCACGACAACCCCTTGGAGACTCGAAACATCACCTTCTTTTCCACCAACTGCGTGGAAG GCACGGCTCGGGGCGTGGTGGTGGCCACGGGTGACCGCACCGTCATGGGCCGCATCGCCACTCTGGCTTCCGGGCTGGAGGTGGGCAAGACGCCCATCGCCATCGAGATCGAGCACTTCATCCAGCTCATCACCGGCGTGGCTGTCTTCCTGGGCGTCTCCTTCTTCATCCTCTCCCTCATTCTTGGATACACCTGGCTCGAGGCTGTCATCTTCCTCATCGGCATCATCGTGGCCAATGTCCCAGAGGGCCTGCTGGCCACTGTCACT GTGTGTCTGACCCTGACTGCCAAGCGCATGGCTCGGAAGAACTGCCTTGTGAAAAACCTAGAGGCTGTAGAGACCCTGGGCTCCACATCCACCATCTGCTCAGACAAGACAGGGACCCTCACCCAGAACCGCATGACGGTCGCCCACATGTGGTTCGACAACCAGATCCACGAGGCCGACACCACTGAGGACCAGTCAg GGACTTCATTCGACAAGAGCTCGCACACCTGGGTGGCCCTGTCCCACATTGCTGGGCTCTGCAACCGTGCCGTCTTCAAGGGGGGTCAGGACAACATCCCTGTGCTCAAG agGGATGTGGCTGGGGATGCCTCCGAGTCTGCCCTGCTCAAGTGCATCGAGCTGTCTTCTGGCTCCGTGAAGCTGATGCGCGAACGTAATAAGAAAGTGGCCGAGATCCCCTTCAACTCCACCAACAAATACCAG CTCTCCATCCACGAGACCGAGGACCCCAATGACAACCGGTACCTGCTGGTGATGAAGGGTGCCCCTGAGCGCATCCTGGACCGCTGCTCCACCATCCTGCTGCAGGGCAAGGAGCAGCCGCTGGATGAGGAGATGAAGGAGGCCTTTCAGAACGCCTACCTCGAGCTCGGCGGTCTGGGCGAGCGCGTGCTTG GTTTCTGCCATTACTACCTGCCCGAGGAGCAGTTTCCTAAGGGCTTTGCCTTCGACTGTGACGATGTGAACTTCACCACCGACAACCTCTGCTTCGTGGGCCTCATGTCCATGATCGATCCTCCCCGGGCGGCCGTCCCTGATGCAGTGGGCAAGTGCCGCAGCGCAGGCATCAAG GTTATCATGGTCACTGGCGATCACCCCATCACAGCGAAGGCCATTGCCAAGGGCGTGGGCATCATCTCCGAGGGCAACGAGACTGTGGAGGACATCGCCGCCCGGCTCAACATTCCCGTCAGCCAAGTCAACCCCCG GGACGCCAAGGCCTGCGTGATCCACGGCACCGACCTCAAGGACTTCACCTCCGAGCAGATCGACGAGATCCTGCAGAACCACACTGAGATCGTCTTTGCCCGCACCTCCCCCCAGCAGAAGCTCATCATCGTGGAAGGCTGTCAGAGACAG GGGGCCATCGTGGCTGTGACTGGGGATGGCGTGAACGACTCCCCTGCTCTGAAGAAGGCCGACATCGGGGTGGCCATGGGCATTGCCGGCTCCGACGTCTCCAAACAGGCAGCAGACATGATTCTGCTGGACGACAACTTTGCCTCCATCGTCACCGGTGTGGAGGAGG GCCGCCTGATCTTCGACAACCTGAAGAAGTCCATCGCCTACACTCTGACCAGCAACATCCCCGAGATCACGCCCTTCCTGCTGTTCATCATGGCCAACATCCCGCTGCCTCTGGGGACCATCACCATCCTCTGCATCGACCTGGGCACCGACATG GTCCCTGCCATCTCATTGGCGTACGAGGCTGCCGAGAGTGACATCATGAAGAGACAGCCCAGGAACCCACGCACTGACAAGCTGGTCAACGAGAGACTCATCAGCATGGCCTACGGGCAGATCG GAATGATCCAGGCTCTTGGTGGCTTCTTCTCTTACTTTGTGATCCTGGCAGAAAATGGCTTCTTGCCCAGCAACCTGGTGGGCATCCGGCTGAACTGGGATGACCGCACCGTCAACGACCTTGAGGACAGTTATGGGCAGCAGTGG ACCTACGAGCAGAGGAAAGTGGTGGAGTTCACGTGCCACACGGCCTTCTTCGTGAGCATAGTGGTCGTGCAGTGGGCCGACCTGATCATCTGCAAGACCAGGAGGAACTCTGTCTTCCAGCAGGGCATGAA GAACAAGATCCTGATCTTCGGGCTGTTTGAGGAGACGGCCCTGGCTGCCTTCCTGTCCTACTGCCCCGGCATGGACGTGGCCCTTCGCATGTACCCTCTCAA GCCCAGCTGGTGGTTCTGTGCCTTCCCCTACAGCTTCCTCATCTTCGTCTACGACGAAATCCGCAAACTCATCCTGCGCAGGAACCCAGGGG GTTGGGTGGAGAAGGAAACCTACTACTGA